The following nucleotide sequence is from Bacillus horti.
TAAAGAAGAAAAAGCTTGTTTAGCAGTAAGGAGTAAGCAAGAAGCTGATAAGGGAGGAAGACAATGAAGAACTCAGTAGGTGTGATCATGGGAAGCACATCAGATTGGGAAACGATGAAGGAGGCTTGCCTTATTCTTGAGGAGTTAGAAATTCCGTATGAAAAGAAAGTGGTATCTGCCCATCGTACACCAGACGAAATGTTTGTATACGCTGAAACAGCGATTGAACGTGGAATAGAAGTCATCATTGCTGGAGCGGGGGGAGCTGCTCATCTTCCAGGAATGGTTGCCTCGAAAACCGAGCTTCCTGTTATCGGAGTT
It contains:
- the purE gene encoding 5-(carboxyamino)imidazole ribonucleotide mutase codes for the protein MKNSVGVIMGSTSDWETMKEACLILEELEIPYEKKVVSAHRTPDEMFVYAETAIERGIEVIIAGAGGAAHLPGMVASKTELPVIGVPVKSSTLNGMDSLLSIVQMPGGVPVATVSIGKAGAINSALLAAEILGIKYPQIQKKLKERRDQIKQRVIAESDLDAE